In Nostoc sp. GT001, a genomic segment contains:
- a CDS encoding ATP-binding protein, whose product MSQDLLNSFQEAYSNLELFPLMERNEMERFRVEYGDDLIADLNQLVEDSPNGDGKIVFTGHRGCGKSTLLAEFSRQIQDKYFVVLFSIADKIEMSAVNHINILFAIAVNLMTEAEARKVDIPQSTKEALYKWFATRTRTEELNLQAEASIGFDLLKLISSKLKADASVRDEIKQEFERKLSDLVARINEIAALIQAATKQNVLVIIDDLDKLDLGRVNEIYRDNIKALCQPNFQIIYTIPIAVLRETFISTIIATETNDQVVAMPVLKIFDKGKNRFPNAQPRPEATKILGEVLQKRIPSELIAPETAEKIVIYSGGVLRELIRISKECCRICLRMIRRNPSAEVIIDDKILLQAINKIRNDFSIRLGKTDIDILQSVYEQFMPNDPKQAEFLDLLHGLYVLEYRTDETWYDVHPIIIESLRRQGAINVK is encoded by the coding sequence ATGTCTCAAGACTTATTAAACTCCTTTCAAGAAGCATACAGTAATCTCGAACTGTTCCCGTTGATGGAACGGAACGAAATGGAAAGATTTCGAGTCGAATATGGTGATGATTTGATTGCAGACCTGAACCAATTAGTAGAAGATAGTCCTAATGGAGATGGCAAAATTGTCTTTACAGGACATCGGGGATGTGGTAAGTCTACTTTGTTAGCTGAATTCAGCCGACAAATTCAAGATAAATATTTTGTAGTTCTCTTTTCTATTGCTGACAAAATTGAAATGTCGGCTGTTAATCATATTAATATACTGTTTGCGATCGCAGTTAATTTAATGACAGAGGCAGAAGCCCGCAAGGTTGATATTCCGCAATCTACTAAAGAAGCTCTTTATAAGTGGTTTGCTACCCGCACTCGTACTGAAGAATTAAATTTACAAGCAGAAGCTAGTATAGGTTTTGACCTTTTAAAGTTGATTAGTTCTAAATTAAAAGCTGATGCAAGCGTTCGGGATGAAATTAAGCAAGAATTTGAACGCAAGTTATCAGATTTAGTTGCCAGAATTAACGAAATAGCTGCTTTAATTCAAGCTGCAACTAAACAAAACGTTTTAGTAATTATTGATGATTTAGATAAACTTGATTTAGGTAGAGTTAACGAAATTTATCGAGATAATATTAAAGCTCTCTGTCAACCTAACTTTCAAATTATCTACACCATCCCGATCGCAGTCCTTCGAGAAACATTTATTAGCACAATTATTGCCACTGAAACCAACGATCAAGTTGTGGCAATGCCTGTATTAAAAATATTTGATAAAGGTAAAAATCGCTTCCCAAATGCCCAACCTCGCCCGGAAGCAACAAAGATTCTCGGTGAAGTTTTACAAAAGCGGATTCCCAGTGAATTAATCGCACCAGAGACGGCTGAAAAAATTGTGATTTACAGTGGTGGCGTATTGCGAGAATTAATTCGGATTTCTAAGGAATGTTGTCGCATTTGTTTGCGAATGATTCGGCGAAATCCTTCAGCCGAAGTTATTATTGATGATAAAATTCTTTTGCAAGCAATCAATAAAATTCGCAATGATTTTTCGATACGGTTAGGAAAAACTGATATCGATATTTTGCAGAGTGTTTATGAGCAATTTATGCCCAATGACCCCAAACAAGCAGAGTTTTTAGATTTGTTACATGGGCTGTATGTTCTAGAATATCGCACTGATGAAACTTGGTATGATGTTCATCCAATTATTATCGAAAGCTTGAGAAGACAGGGAGCCATTAATGTTAAATGA
- a CDS encoding tetratricopeptide repeat protein produces MLNEELLDDEGENQDAYDDLIVSIEAQKRGLNLLIAVCDDASFRDQIIAQYEAELQPIFGAYRVTLARQEPSLKAALNQLVQQEEYLRQQKPAVITVTGAEQLYFLRLGNEQSEQEKFFGYLQWTREGLREFPFAIVLWVTNQILVNLIKKAPDFWSWRNGVFRFESKKTNAIPGKELENIRFVFRDTELASTDTNETNRFFLPIQDLQRLIEKVEQERGTKDPTLATLYSRLGDIYHSRLDRGESQNYQEEQELAIKYWRQASELQNELGLQIDLANSLNNLAGIYRAIGNYAEAEPLYKQALELRKRLLGENHPAFATSLNNLAGLYKSTGQYNKAELLYQQALELRKRLWGENHADVAVSLNNLALLYDEQGRYDEAEPLYLQSLELEKRLVGENHLSFALILNNLALLYYHQGRYSEAEPLSQQAIELDKRFLGEENPDVATDLHNLGLIYRAQGRYSEAESLFLESLELKQRVLQKAHPLLADTIYALGYMYREQGRYHEAESLCIKALELDKHLLGENHPNVAESLNNLAEIYRATGRYGEAKPLYLQALDICERVWGVNHHRSVTVRQNLEKLVTAMQNN; encoded by the coding sequence ATGTTAAATGAGGAATTATTAGATGATGAAGGAGAAAATCAAGATGCGTATGATGATTTAATTGTTTCTATTGAAGCTCAAAAGCGGGGATTAAATTTACTAATTGCAGTTTGCGATGATGCTAGCTTTCGAGATCAGATTATTGCTCAGTATGAAGCCGAACTACAACCCATCTTCGGTGCATATCGAGTAACTTTAGCACGTCAAGAACCAAGCCTGAAAGCTGCTCTTAACCAACTGGTACAACAAGAAGAATATCTCCGTCAGCAGAAGCCAGCGGTGATTACTGTGACGGGTGCTGAACAATTGTATTTTCTTAGGTTGGGAAATGAGCAATCTGAGCAGGAGAAATTTTTTGGTTACTTACAGTGGACTAGGGAAGGATTGCGCGAATTTCCGTTTGCAATTGTACTTTGGGTAACTAACCAAATTTTAGTCAACCTGATTAAAAAAGCGCCTGATTTTTGGAGTTGGCGCAATGGTGTATTCCGGTTTGAATCTAAAAAGACAAATGCTATTCCTGGTAAAGAACTAGAAAATATCCGCTTTGTTTTTCGAGATACAGAATTAGCTAGCACAGATACTAATGAAACTAATCGCTTTTTCTTACCGATTCAAGATTTACAAAGGTTAATCGAGAAAGTAGAACAAGAACGGGGAACTAAAGACCCCACCTTGGCTACTTTGTACTCAAGATTGGGCGATATTTACCACAGCAGATTAGATCGGGGTGAATCTCAAAATTATCAAGAAGAACAAGAATTAGCAATTAAATATTGGCGTCAGGCGAGTGAGTTACAAAATGAATTGGGTTTGCAGATAGACTTAGCTAATAGCCTCAACAATTTAGCAGGAATATATCGTGCAATCGGAAACTATGCTGAAGCCGAACCCTTATATAAACAAGCTTTAGAACTGAGGAAACGCCTGTTAGGAGAAAATCATCCGGCTTTTGCCACTAGCCTGAATAATTTGGCAGGACTTTACAAATCAACTGGGCAATATAATAAAGCGGAACTTCTATATCAACAAGCTTTAGAACTGAGAAAAAGACTATGGGGAGAAAACCATGCCGATGTTGCCGTCAGTCTGAACAATTTGGCATTACTATATGATGAACAAGGACGTTATGACGAAGCAGAACCCCTGTATTTGCAATCATTAGAACTTGAAAAACGTCTGGTTGGCGAAAATCATCTTTCTTTCGCTCTTATACTAAATAATTTAGCGCTACTTTATTATCATCAAGGACGTTACAGTGAAGCTGAACCTTTATCGCAACAAGCAATAGAATTAGATAAGCGATTTTTGGGAGAAGAAAATCCTGATGTTGCCACAGATTTGCACAATTTAGGTTTAATATACCGCGCTCAAGGACGCTACAGTGAAGCGGAATCTTTGTTTTTAGAATCATTGGAACTCAAGCAGCGTGTATTACAAAAAGCGCATCCGCTTTTAGCAGATACGATCTACGCTTTGGGTTATATGTACAGGGAACAGGGACGTTATCATGAAGCAGAATCCTTATGTATAAAAGCCTTAGAACTTGATAAGCACCTATTAGGAGAAAATCATCCTAATGTTGCCGAAAGTCTGAATAATCTGGCAGAAATTTATCGTGCAACTGGACGTTACGGTGAAGCAAAACCGCTTTATTTGCAAGCTTTAGATATTTGCGAACGAGTCTGGGGTGTAAATCATCACCGTAGTGTTACTGTTCGTCAAAATTTAGAGAAACTTGTCACAGCAATGCAGAATAATTAA
- a CDS encoding Uma2 family endonuclease: MTQAIPKLVTFEDFAAWRPEGGRYELHDGVIVEMAQPAGDHEDIVGFLVEKIAVEYVRNGLPYFIPKTALVKSAISQSCYSPDLLLLNRPALKLEPLWQKYSTVEFADSIPLVIEVISTNWRDDYYKKLGEYEQIGIKEYWIVDYLAIGGKKFIGNPKQPTISIYQLVDGEYRVTQFRGDDRIVSPIFPELNLIAQQILQAGSSQL; encoded by the coding sequence ATGACTCAAGCTATACCCAAATTAGTAACCTTTGAAGATTTTGCAGCCTGGCGTCCTGAAGGTGGAAGGTATGAATTACATGATGGCGTGATTGTTGAAATGGCACAACCAGCAGGAGATCATGAAGATATTGTCGGGTTTTTGGTTGAAAAAATTGCCGTTGAGTACGTTCGCAATGGTCTACCTTATTTCATCCCAAAAACAGCATTAGTTAAATCTGCTATTAGTCAGTCCTGCTATTCTCCAGACTTGCTATTACTCAACCGTCCTGCTTTAAAATTAGAGCCACTTTGGCAGAAATATTCTACGGTTGAGTTTGCCGATTCTATCCCTTTAGTGATTGAAGTTATTAGTACTAACTGGCGGGATGATTATTATAAAAAGCTAGGTGAATATGAACAAATAGGGATAAAAGAATATTGGATTGTTGATTATTTAGCTATCGGTGGTAAAAAGTTTATCGGTAATCCTAAACAACCTACTATCTCTATCTACCAATTAGTTGACGGTGAATACCGAGTTACTCAATTTAGAGGCGATGACCGCATCGTATCACCTATTTTTCCCGAACTAAACCTGATTGCTCAACAGATTCTGCAAGCTGGTAGTTCCCAGTTATAG